In Gemmatimonadaceae bacterium, the genomic window CGTCCTGAGGACCATGGCACTCCGAATGAGCGCTGTCGAGCAATGTGATCCAGAAGCCCTGCTCCTGCACGTGCGGCAGCGTGAAGCGGCAGTCACCTTCGCCGCCATTCAAGATGAGCAATAATGTGTCCCCACGAATCGGGCGACCCCTGTCATCGGTCTCATCGGTTGCCTGACCGCTGATCAGCATTCCGAGCAGGTGATTGTCGTCGTTCTGCCAGTCACCCTGTTGCATTTCCTGGCCATCCGCGCGGATCCACATCACGTCCTTGCCCGACGATGAGTTCGGATCCTTACCGTGGAAGAAATGTCGTCGGCGGAGCACGGGATTGTTCTGGCGAATGGAGATGACGCGCTGCGCGAACGCCAGCAGATCGCGCTGGCGCTCATCGAGGCTCGTCCAATCGATCCAGGTGATGTCGTTGTCCTGCGAATACGCGTTGTTGTTGCCCCGCTGCGTGCGCGCGATCTCGTCGCCGTGCGCGATCATCGGCGTGCCCTGCGAGAACGCGAGCGACGCGAGGAAGCTCTTCATGAGACGGAAGCGCGTGTCGAGAATACGCTTATCTTCCGTCGGCCCCTCGACGCCCCAATTGCGGCTGAGGTTGTCGTTGTGCCCGTCCTGATTGTTCTCGCCGTTCGCTTCGTTGTGTTTCTGCTCGTAGCTCACGAGATCCGACATCGTGTAGCCGTCGTGGGCGACGATGAAATTCACGCTCGCGTAGGCGTCGCGCCCGCTCCACTGATAGATGTCGCTCGACCCCGTGAGACGCGACGCGAGCTCGGGCACCACCCCTTTGTCGCCGCGCCAGAAGCGTCGGATCGCGTCGCGATACTTCCCGTTCCACTCGGCCCATCGGATCGGGAAGTTGCCGACCTGATAGCCGCCCGGCCCGACGTCCCACGGTTCGGCGATGAGCTTCACCGTCGCCAACGTTGGATCCTGGTGGATGATGTCGAAGAACGACGACAGCCGATCGACCTCGTGGAGCTCGCGCGCGAGCACGGGCGCGAGATCGAATCGGAATCCGTCGATGTGCAGCTCCTCCACCCAGTAGCGCAACGAATCCATGATCAGTTGGATCGTGCGTGGGTGACGCATGTTGAGGCTGTTGCCCGTGCCGGTGAAGTCGGTGTAGAAGCGCTTGTTCTGCTCCAGCCGGTAATACGCGACGTTGTCGATGCCTTTGAGCGACAATGTCGGCCCGAGATGGTTCCCTTCGCCGGTGTGGTTGTAAACCACGTCGAGAATCACCTCGATGCCAGCCGTGTGAAACGTCTTGACCATCGACTTGAACTCGTAGACCTGATTGCCGAGTCCGCGCGTCGCGTAGCGCACGTCGGGCGCAAAGAAGCCGATCGAGTTGTAGCCCCAGTAATTCGTCAGGCCCTTTTCAGGCAGATGCCGGTCGACGATGAACTGGTGTACGGGCAGGAGCTCCACTGCCGTGATGCCTAACGACGTAAAATAGTCGAGCATCGCGTCGGCGGCCAACCCCAAGAACGTTCCGCGCAGATGCTCGGGCACGTCGGGATGCTTGATCGTCATGCCCTTCACGTGGCACTCGTAGATCACCGTGCGATTCCACGGCGTCTTCGGACTGCGATCGTTCTCCCACGTGAACGCGTTGTCGATGACGACCGACTTCGGCACGCGCCCGGCGCTGTTGTCGGGGTCGGGCTCGAGGTCCTCCTTCGGACCGCCGACTTTGTACGCGAAGACGGCGTTGCTCCATCTGATCGAGCCGGTAATGGCTTTCGCGTACGGGTCGATGAGCAGCTTCGCGGGATTGAAGCGATGTCCCTCTTCGGGGTTGTACGGTCCGTGCACGCGATAGCCGTAGTACTGTCCGGGTCGCACGTCTGGCAAATAGCAATGCCACACCTGGTCCGTCTGTTCACGGATTTGAATTTTCGCGCTCTCGGTGGCGTCGTCTTCGTGATTGAAGAGACAGAGCTCGACGCCGGTCGCGTTTTCGGAGAAGATGGCGAAGTTGACGCCTTCGCCGTCCCACGTCGCACCGAGGGGGTAGGGTTGTCCAGGCCAGACGCGCAAAGAGAGAGGGGCTAGGGGCTAGAGGTTAGGGGCTAGGGCTAGGGGCTAGCGAACAGCACAGCGGTCCATGGAGGGAGCGAGACCGTTTGCGTCGGCTTCGATTCGAGGAGGCGACGAGGCTCGTCGGCCGTGGCGACGCCTAACGCTCCGCGCATCCCGCCCCACGCCCCACGCGCTTCTTTCCACTCGTCGTTTCCCCTCGCGTCTGCCCACGCCTCGGCGAGTCGTCCCTCACCGCCGTAACCGGACGCGTCCGTCGTTAGGCGAAGCGTCCAGTGGCCATCGGGCAGCGCCGGCTCGCTCGGCTCGCACGTGCAGTTGAAGATCGCCAGGAGCGCGTTGCCGCGGGCGTCGCGCGACGAGCGGAGCATCGTTATGCAGCCGTTGCGCTCGCTCACGACGATGTCCGCTCCGTCCGGACGCAACATCGGCTCCTCGTCGCGCAGCGTGAAGAGATCGCGATACAGCGCGTACAGCCCCGCGTTCTCCCGTTGCGACGCGCGCGAGCGATCGAGGACCGAGCGACGGAGCGTCTCCTCGTCCTGCGGATCGGGGACGTCCTCGCCCCAACCGAACGATTCGAACTCGCGGCGCCGTCCGCCGCGCACCGCGTCGACGAGTGTTTGATCGCTATGACTCACGAAATACTGGAACGGGTTGGTCTCGCCATACTCCTCGCCCATGAAAACCAGGGGCACGTACGGAGACAGTAGCAACAACGCGGCCGCAAGCCGCAGTTGATCGGGCGCCAACAGAGTCGACAGACGATCGCCCAGCGCGCGATTCCCGACCTGGTCGTGATTCTGAATCGCGACGACGAATCGCTCGCGCGGCAATCCCTCCGACTTCCCGCCGTGCCGTCGCCGCCGATATCGGGAGCGGGCACCGTCGTACACGAACGGCTCGCGCAACGACGCGGCGAGATGCTCGACGGCGCCGTAGTCGGCGTAGTAACCCTCCTTCTCCTGGGTCAGCAGCGCATGCACCGCGTGGTGAAAATCGTCGCTCCACTGCGCGTCGAGACCGTAACCGAATTCGTCGGTCGAGCGAACGAGCTTGGGATCGTTGAGATCACTCTCGGCGATCACGACGACCCGGCGACCGAGCTGCGTTCCGAGCTCGTGCACGGCGTCGGCAATTTCCTCGAGCAAGTGCTTCGCGCTGAAGTCGAAGATTCCGTGCACCGCGTCGAGACGGAGGCCGTCGATGTGATACTCGGAGATCCAGTACCTTGCGTTGTCGACGACGAAGCGCCGTACCTCATCGCTGTCGGCGTCGTCGTAGTTGAGCGCGGGGCCCCATGGCGTCTTGTACTTCTCCGTAAAGTACGGCCCGTACGACGGGAGATAATTCCCCTCGGGCCCGACGTGGTTGTAGACGACGTCGAGGATCACGGCGAGATCCTCGGCGTGCGCGGCGTTCACGAGTTGCCTCAATCCGTCGGGCCCGCCATAGCTGTTCTGCACCGCGTACAGATCGACGCCGTCGTAGCCCCAGTTTCGCGAACCTGGAAACTGTGCGACCGGCATGATCTCGATCGCACTGACCCCGAGATCTCGACGCAACCCCCGCAGATATGGAATGATGGCACTGAACGTTCCGTCGCGCGTGAATGTGCCGACATGCAGCTCGTAAATCGCGAGGTCGCGCATCGCGACGCCGTGCCACACGTCGTCAGTCCATTGAAACGCGCCCGGGTCGACGACGCGCGAGGGACCGTGCACGCCCTCCGGCTGCCATCGACTCACCGGATCCGGCAGCGGCGTATCGCGATTGTCGAGGACGTAACCGTACTCTGTTCCGACCTTGGCTTCGGCAACGATTGCTTCGAAGACTCCGTCGTCGTGACGAGTCAGCTCTCGCTCCATCGTGACGCCATCACTCGTCAGGCGCACGCGGACGCGCTTCGCGCACGGAGCCCAGACGGCGAATTGCACTGCCTTTCCGGGGATCACCCTCGCGCCGCGCTCGAGCTGCCACGTCTGCATAGTGAGGGGGTTTGGGAGAGCAACATTTGAGCCCAGTGACCCGACAGCTCTCCAAGCCTGCGCCGCCTCGCTTCGCTCAGGATCACAGAAATCCTACGCAAGCAGCTTGGCGATGCCGCGCATCGGAATCCACGCCCAGTCCGGCCGATTGTTCAACTCGTACGCCAATTCGTAAAACGCCTTCTCCGTCTCGAACAACTTGAGCAACGCGCGCGTATGCGCCGGATCCGACGGGAGAATGCCGCTCGCGTTCGCATCGTCGCTGAGATAGCCGCGCAGGAAGGCGTCGCGCGTGTCGCGCTCCCACCGACCGATGCGCAGCTCGCGCGTGCCGACGTCGAGCGCCGTTGCTTCCATGCCCAGCGTCGCCGACGCATACGCGAACGACCGCAACATGCCGGCGACGTCGCGCAACGGACTCGCCTTCTCGCGCCGCTCCGCGAGCGACCGCGCCGGCTCGCCCTCGAAGTCGATGATCATGAAGTCATCGCGTGCCGTGCGGAGCACTTGGCCGAGATGGTAGTCACCGTGAACGCGGATTGCGAGTCCGGCGTCGCCGCGGATGTCGTTTAGTATTTCATCAACGACACCCACATACCGATCCGCGCGCTTCACGAGCGCTTCTGCCTCCGGCGCTCGCTCCTTCGGCAGCGCACGGGCGCGGA contains:
- the glgX gene encoding glycogen debranching protein GlgX, with the translated sequence MRVWPGQPYPLGATWDGEGVNFAIFSENATGVELCLFNHEDDATESAKIQIREQTDQVWHCYLPDVRPGQYYGYRVHGPYNPEEGHRFNPAKLLIDPYAKAITGSIRWSNAVFAYKVGGPKEDLEPDPDNSAGRVPKSVVIDNAFTWENDRSPKTPWNRTVIYECHVKGMTIKHPDVPEHLRGTFLGLAADAMLDYFTSLGITAVELLPVHQFIVDRHLPEKGLTNYWGYNSIGFFAPDVRYATRGLGNQVYEFKSMVKTFHTAGIEVILDVVYNHTGEGNHLGPTLSLKGIDNVAYYRLEQNKRFYTDFTGTGNSLNMRHPRTIQLIMDSLRYWVEELHIDGFRFDLAPVLARELHEVDRLSSFFDIIHQDPTLATVKLIAEPWDVGPGGYQVGNFPIRWAEWNGKYRDAIRRFWRGDKGVVPELASRLTGSSDIYQWSGRDAYASVNFIVAHDGYTMSDLVSYEQKHNEANGENNQDGHNDNLSRNWGVEGPTEDKRILDTRFRLMKSFLASLAFSQGTPMIAHGDEIARTQRGNNNAYSQDNDITWIDWTSLDERQRDLLAFAQRVISIRQNNPVLRRRHFFHGKDPNSSSGKDVMWIRADGQEMQQGDWQNDDNHLLGMLISGQATDETDDRGRPIRGDTLLLILNGGEGDCRFTLPHVQEQGFWITLLDSAHSECHGPQDGSSVVVAAHSLLLLRHGTERRLGATPPEGEPAVPARDASAA
- the treZ gene encoding malto-oligosyltrehalose trehalohydrolase gives rise to the protein MQTWQLERGARVIPGKAVQFAVWAPCAKRVRVRLTSDGVTMERELTRHDDGVFEAIVAEAKVGTEYGYVLDNRDTPLPDPVSRWQPEGVHGPSRVVDPGAFQWTDDVWHGVAMRDLAIYELHVGTFTRDGTFSAIIPYLRGLRRDLGVSAIEIMPVAQFPGSRNWGYDGVDLYAVQNSYGGPDGLRQLVNAAHAEDLAVILDVVYNHVGPEGNYLPSYGPYFTEKYKTPWGPALNYDDADSDEVRRFVVDNARYWISEYHIDGLRLDAVHGIFDFSAKHLLEEIADAVHELGTQLGRRVVVIAESDLNDPKLVRSTDEFGYGLDAQWSDDFHHAVHALLTQEKEGYYADYGAVEHLAASLREPFVYDGARSRYRRRRHGGKSEGLPRERFVVAIQNHDQVGNRALGDRLSTLLAPDQLRLAAALLLLSPYVPLVFMGEEYGETNPFQYFVSHSDQTLVDAVRGGRRREFESFGWGEDVPDPQDEETLRRSVLDRSRASQRENAGLYALYRDLFTLRDEEPMLRPDGADIVVSERNGCITMLRSSRDARGNALLAIFNCTCEPSEPALPDGHWTLRLTTDASGYGGEGRLAEAWADARGNDEWKEARGAWGGMRGALGVATADEPRRLLESKPTQTVSLPPWTAVLFASP